In the genome of Rhodamnia argentea isolate NSW1041297 chromosome 3, ASM2092103v1, whole genome shotgun sequence, one region contains:
- the LOC115746546 gene encoding bifunctional adenosine 5'-phosphosulfate phosphorylase/adenylylsulfatase HINT4 isoform X1, translated as MAGATSACIFCQIARSSTPTSLLHSDDRVVAFEDVNPAALRHYLVIPVEHIPTVRDLKRRAEDYTLVSHMLDVGRMLLQRDVPQSKQYSRFGFHQPPLNSVNHLHLHCLALPFIPRWKHMKYLSLGPLGGFIEAEKLLDKLKPE; from the exons atggcGGGAGCGACGTCGGCTTGCATCTTCTGCCAAATCGCCCGCTCTTCTACCCCCACTTCTCTCCTCCACTCC GACGATCGAGTGGTTGCGTTCGAAGACGTCAATCCCGCCGCGTTGAG GCATTATTTGGTGATTCCGGTGGAGCACATTCCAACTGTGAGAGACCTCAAAAGGAGAGCTGAAGATTATACGTTAG TGAGTCACATGCTGGATGTGGGGAGAATGCTTTTACAAAGAGACGTGCCTCAGTCAAAGCAATACAG CAGGTTCGGCTTTCATCAGCCTCCATTGAACAGTGTCAACCATTTGCATCTTCACTGTTTGGCACTACCTTTCATACCCAG ATGGAAACATATGAAGTACTTGTCATTGGGACCACTCGGTGGGTTTATTGAAGCAGAGAAGTTACTGGACAAACTAAAACCGGAGTGA
- the LOC115746546 gene encoding bifunctional adenosine 5'-phosphosulfate phosphorylase/adenylylsulfatase HINT4 isoform X2, whose product MAGATSACIFCQIARSSTPTSLLHSDDRVVAFEDVNPAALRHYLVIPVEHIPTVRDLKRRAEDYTLVSHMLDVGRMLLQRDVPQSKQYRFGFHQPPLNSVNHLHLHCLALPFIPRWKHMKYLSLGPLGGFIEAEKLLDKLKPE is encoded by the exons atggcGGGAGCGACGTCGGCTTGCATCTTCTGCCAAATCGCCCGCTCTTCTACCCCCACTTCTCTCCTCCACTCC GACGATCGAGTGGTTGCGTTCGAAGACGTCAATCCCGCCGCGTTGAG GCATTATTTGGTGATTCCGGTGGAGCACATTCCAACTGTGAGAGACCTCAAAAGGAGAGCTGAAGATTATACGTTAG TGAGTCACATGCTGGATGTGGGGAGAATGCTTTTACAAAGAGACGTGCCTCAGTCAAAGCAATACAG GTTCGGCTTTCATCAGCCTCCATTGAACAGTGTCAACCATTTGCATCTTCACTGTTTGGCACTACCTTTCATACCCAG ATGGAAACATATGAAGTACTTGTCATTGGGACCACTCGGTGGGTTTATTGAAGCAGAGAAGTTACTGGACAAACTAAAACCGGAGTGA
- the LOC115746539 gene encoding probable aspartyl protease At4g16563 — protein MAYPISLFVLLFIAHHSSVSSSSAPIFLPLTHSLSASRFNTTHHLLKSASARSAARFLHHRLGRHLSHGGRRQVSLPLSPGSDYTLSFTLNSHPPQSVSLFMDTGSDLVWFPCAPFDCILCEGKPNPNRRNPIVALNFSSTSAVSCKSAACAAAHSSPSSSDLCAAARCPLESIEISDCASFSCPPFYYAYGDGSFIATLYRHSVSMPTSPPALVLRNFTFGCAHSALGEPVGVAGFGRGSLSLPAQLARLSPQLGNRFSYCLVSHSFEPDRVRRPSPLILGRKEKVLSNEEAEFVYTEMLDNPKHPYFYCVGLEGISVGRKHIPAAENLRAVDRRGNGGMVVDSGTTFTMLPAGLYGSVVAEFERRLGQVHERATGIEDKTGLSPCYYLDNDTIASVPTVTLHFVGRGSSVVLPRRNYFYDFMDGGDGSGRRSRVGCLMLMNGGDEAESEGGPVATLGNYQQQGFEVVYDLEKRRVGFARRRCASLWDSLNQH, from the coding sequence ATGGCGTaccccatctctctcttcgtcctccTCTTCATTGCGCACCACTCCtccgtctcctcctcctccgcccccATCTTCCTCCCTCTCACCCACTCCCTCTCCGCCTCCCGGTTCAACACCACCCACCACCTCCTCAAGTCCGCCTCCGCCCGCTCCGCCGCCCGCTTCCTCCACCACCGCCTTGGCCGCCACCTCTCCCACGGCGGCCGCCGCCAGGTCTCCCTCCCTCTGTCCCCGGGCAGCGACTACACCCTCAGCTTCACCCTCAACTCCCACCCTCCCCAGTCCGTCTCTCTCTTCATGGACACCGGCAGCGACCTCGTCTGGTTCCCTTGCGCTCCCTTCGACTGCATCCTCTGCGAGGGCAAGCCGAATCCCAACCGACGCAACCCCATCGTCGCCCTTAACTTCTCCTCCACCTCCGCCGTCTCTTGCAAGTCCGCTGCATGCGCGGCCGCCcactcctctccctcctcctctgaCCTCTGCGCTGCTGCTCGCTGCCCGCTCGAGTCCATTGAAATCTCCGACTGCGCCTCCTTCTCTTGCCCACCGTTTTACTACGCCTACGGCGACGGCAGCTTCATCGCCACCCTGTATCGCCACTCCGTTTCCATGCCGACGTCTCCTCCTGCCTTAGTCCTTCGTAATTTCACCTTCGGGTGTGCCCACTCAGCCCTTGGAGAGCCGGTCGGAGTCGCTGGGTTCGGCCGGGGCTCCCTCTCTTTGCCAGCTCAGCTCGCTCGCTTGTCGCCCCAGTTGGGCAACCGGTTTTCGTATTGTTTGGTGTCTCACTCTTTCGAGCCGGACCGAGTTCGCCGGCCGAGCCCACTCATCCTAGGGCGGAAGGAGAAAGTGTTGAGCAACGAGGAGGCAGAGTTCGTGTACACCGAGATGCTCGACAACCCAAAGCATCCGTACTTCTACTGCGTCGGGCTGGAGGGGATCTCCGTGGGCCGGAAGCATATCCCGGCGGCGGAGAATTTGAGGGCGGTGGACCGCCGGGGGAACGGAGGGATGGTAGTCGATTCAGGGACAACCTTCACCATGCTGCCTGCGGGCCTGTACGGCTCGGTGGTCGCCGAGTTCGAGCGGCGGCTCGGCCAAGTCCATGAGCGGGCAACCGGAATAGAAGACAAGACGGGGCTGAGCCCGTGCTACTACTTGGACAACGACACGATAGCGAGCGTGCCTACTGTTACGTTGCATTTCGTGGGGCGGGGGTCCAGTGTGGTGCTTCCCAGGAGGAATTATTTCTACGACTTCATGGACGGTGGCGATGGCAGCGGGAGGCGGTCGCGCGTGGGGTGCTTGATGCTGATGAACGGCGGGGACGAGGCCGAGTCGGAAGGCGGGCCGGTGGCGACCCTGGGGAATTATCAGCAGCAGGGTTTTGAGGTGGTTTATGACCTGGAGAAGCGAAGGGTGGGGTTTGCCCGACGGCGCTGTGCGTCCCTGTGGGACAGCCTCAACCAACACTAG